Within the Maribacter sp. BPC-D8 genome, the region ACCGGAAGGAATTGCTGAAATCATTAAAAAAAGGCAACTGTTTACTAGAAAGACAGATGATCAAGAAACCGAATAAGTAGTGGATTCTTAAAATAGCAATAACAAAAAAACGCCCATTTCAAATGGGCGTTTTTATTTTTTAAAATACTAAATATCAATCTAATAGCTGAGCTGCGTGATCTTTAGTCTTCACCTTATCGATTACTTTAGTAATAATACCATCACCATCTACAACAAAGGTTTTTCTATGAATACCATCGTACTCACGCCCCATAAATTTCTTTAGCCCCCATACACCAAAAGCATTGATAACAGTATGGTCTTCATCTGCCAATAATGGAAATGGAAATTCATATTTCTCTTTAAATTTTGCCTGTCTCTTTTCAGAATCGGCACTAACTCCTAAAAGTTCATAGCCCTCAGATTGCAATTCTTTATAATTATCCCTTAAATTACATGCTTCAGCCGTGCAACCAGGTGTACTTGCTTTTGGATAGAAAAAAACAACTAGTTTTTTACCAGCATAATCTTCCAACTTAATAGTATTACCATCTTGATCTTTAACAGAAAATGAAGGAACTTTATCACCAACTTTTAACGTATTCATAAATGAAGTTTTATAAATTTGTGTTTAAATATTTTGAATCAAAATTAAACAATTAATGACGAAAGCCGAAAAAATAGCATTTACAATTTCTACGCTTCAAGAGCTTTATCCAGAAATTCCTGTGCCTTTAGATCATAAAGACCCTTACACTTTATTAATTGCAGTTTTGATGTCAGCACAAAGTACCGATGTGAGAGTAAATAAAATTACTCCCCTCCTATTTGCTAAAGCTGACAACCCGTATGATATGATAAAATTAAGCGTAGAAGAAATACGTGAAATCATCAAGCCTGTTGGTTTATCGCCGATGAAAGCAAAAGGTATATATGGATTATCGCATATATTAATTGATAAACATAATGGTCAAGTACCAAAAGAACTTGAATATTTAGAAGAATTACCGGCTGTAGGTCATAAAACGGCAAGTGTGGTAATATCGCAAGCATTCGGTATACCTGCATTTCCTGTAGATACTCATATTCATAGATTGTTATATCGTTGGGGATTTACCAACGGAAAAAATGTGGTACAGACAGAAAAAGATGCAAAACGACTATTCCCAGAAGAGATTTGGAACGATCTTCATTTACAAATAATCTGGTATGGTCGTGAATATTCACCAGCAAGAGGCTGGGATATGGAGAAAGATATAATTACAAAGACTATTGGTAGAAAAACAGTACTTAACGAGTACTATAAAAATAAAAAAGCCCGCTAATTGCGGGCTTTTTTATTAATTCAAAAATGTTTCGAATTCTAAATTCTCGTGTTCAAACTCAAATAAAGCTTGTGAATAGCTCAATAAGAAGTTGATTGTCTTCGGACAAACTTTGTTAAATCCGGTCTGTTCTTGGTAATTAGAGTAAATTTTTTCCATACTTCCTACGTTGTTACAATAAAATAACGACGCAAATTTGGAAATATTGTTTATTCTAATTTCTACACCATCTTAATTGGTAAGAACTATATTGTTTTTTTCAATGATTTTTCTAAGATTGATTAAAGCATAACGCATTCTACCAAGAGCAGTATTAATGCTAACCCCAGTGTTTTCAGAGATTTCTTTGAAACTCATATCTTTATAGATACGCATTAAAAGAACTTCTTTCTGATCATCTGGCAACTCTTCAACTAATTGTCTTAGGTCAGAATCTATTTGATTTTTTATTAATTGTTTTTCAGCATTTAACTTATCGTCTCCAATTACAGAGAAAATATTGAAGTCATCGCTACCTTCAAACATTGGCATTCTTTTGTTTCTTCTAAAGTGATCGATAATTAGGTTATGAGAAATTCTCATTACCCAAGGTAAAAACTTACCCTCTTCACTATACTTACCTCTTTTTAAAGTTTTAATAACCTTAATAAAAGTATCTTGAAAAATGTCTTCAGTGATATCCCTATCTAAAACCTTAGAATAGATAAAACTAGTAATACGTTGATTGTGTCTGTTAATTAAAATTTCAAGGGCACCTTCGTTACCGCTGATATAATCTTTAACTAATTCTGAGTCTTCAATTTGTAGTTTCATACGAGTTACTTTCTTTAATTGGTTAAGCGTGGGAAATCTTTTAGTTAATTGGTTTGTTTCTTATTTCTGATATAAAACTAGAGAAAAGGGTGGCTGTAGGAAAAAGTATGTTGTCAAAACACGTATTTATGATGTGAAACATCGAAAAAGTATATTTCTACACAATAAATACAATTTCAGATAGTTCGGCAGAGAAATGTAGGAAAGGTAAAAATGACCTAAAAGCCCTTTATTATTAGCCCGACATTACTATACCTATATATAAGGTAGTATAGAATACCTAGTTCACTTACGAGTAATAAGTTGGCTACAAGCAGTAAATTGCAGCACTAAACCCATTTAAAACCAAAAAACCCCTTAGGCAATGCCTAAGGGGTTTATATATATTTGTAGGATTATTCTAGTTCAAATTACTCTCAAACTGCAATCCGTCTACTTCAGTAATATTTAAAGACTTAGAATAAGAAAGCAAAAACTGAATTGTTTCTGGCTTAGCTTTTACCAATTTGGTCTTATTCTGGTCTTTCGTGTATAATTTTTCCATGTTACGTGTTGTTTAGGTTCATCTAAAGAACGACACATGTATGAAGATAGTAGATCCACTCGACCTGCGACCAATTAATTCGTTAAAACTA harbors:
- a CDS encoding RNA polymerase sigma factor — translated: MKLQIEDSELVKDYISGNEGALEILINRHNQRITSFIYSKVLDRDITEDIFQDTFIKVIKTLKRGKYSEEGKFLPWVMRISHNLIIDHFRRNKRMPMFEGSDDFNIFSVIGDDKLNAEKQLIKNQIDSDLRQLVEELPDDQKEVLLMRIYKDMSFKEISENTGVSINTALGRMRYALINLRKIIEKNNIVLTN
- the bcp gene encoding thioredoxin-dependent thiol peroxidase; translation: MNTLKVGDKVPSFSVKDQDGNTIKLEDYAGKKLVVFFYPKASTPGCTAEACNLRDNYKELQSEGYELLGVSADSEKRQAKFKEKYEFPFPLLADEDHTVINAFGVWGLKKFMGREYDGIHRKTFVVDGDGIITKVIDKVKTKDHAAQLLD
- a CDS encoding endonuclease III domain-containing protein, with the protein product MTKAEKIAFTISTLQELYPEIPVPLDHKDPYTLLIAVLMSAQSTDVRVNKITPLLFAKADNPYDMIKLSVEEIREIIKPVGLSPMKAKGIYGLSHILIDKHNGQVPKELEYLEELPAVGHKTASVVISQAFGIPAFPVDTHIHRLLYRWGFTNGKNVVQTEKDAKRLFPEEIWNDLHLQIIWYGREYSPARGWDMEKDIITKTIGRKTVLNEYYKNKKAR